The Xylophilus rhododendri region CAAATTCGCAAGCTTGTCGTGAGCTTATTTCCGCGCCCGGTCCGGCGCTTTGTATTACCAACTCCTTTGCGTAAAACATTTCGGGCTGAAGGTTTTGAGCATCCTGCGCGAAGGAATCCTGATGCCGTGGATTTGCTTTGAAAAAAGGCGGGCGCTTTCGGAAGCTCCGACGCGATGAAAGGTCGCCATGCATGATGGAAAAACCAAGTCTGGCGGCGGTGTGGCCGCGCTGGTGCTGGGCGTGGTTGCGATCGGCATTGAAGGCTTGATCGTCGCGCCCGTATTGGCCGACATATCGGGAGCCTTCGGTGTGGCCCCGGCGCAGGCTGCCTCGGTGGTGTCGGCTTACGGGCTGTCGCTGGCGATCGTCGCGCCGCTGGTCGCTTTGCTGGGATGGCGCGTGTCGCGCAAGACCGCCATGCGCGCGGGATTGATCATGTTTACCGCAGCAGGCCTGCTGTGCGCCTGCGCTTCGAGTTTCCAGACCCTTTTGCTGGCCCGTGCGGCTTGTGGCGCCGCGGTGGGAATTTATCTGCCCGCGTGTTATGCCTACGTAGGTGATACGACAGCTTATGAACAGCGGGGCCGGGTGATGGGGCGCGTGATGGCCGGCTGGTCTTTGGCTTTGATCCTGGGAGTCCCGCTGGGCAGCTTGCTGGCTCAGTTCTGGGGCTGGCGATCTGCGTTCATCGTGACGTCCGCCCTGAGCGCTGTGGCGGCCGTGATGGTGGCCAGGCTGCCGGCCGGGCCGCCGCAGGCGGCCGCATCGAGCCTTTTGCCGCTCTCCGGCAGGCTGTATTTGGGCAAGGGTGTGCCGGCACTGCTGCTCCTCAATTTCTTCGACATGTTGAGCTTCTACGGCGTCTACACCTTCCTCGGTGTGGCGGTGAGGCAGCGACTGGGCGGGGGCAGCGGGTTCTTCGGGTGGTTCGTGTGCTGTTATCGCCTTGGGCTGCTGCTCAGCACTTCCAATGCCCGTGTCCTGGATCGTTTCGGCAAGGAGCGTGTGCTGGGGCTGGTGCTGGTCTTGCTGGCAGGCCTGCTCGGGCTGCTGCCGGCGGCGCTGCAGCATGTGACGGCGCTCGCGGGGGTGATGCTGGTCTGGGGTGTGCTGCAGGGCCTGGCACAGACCGGCAGCGCCACCCTGGTCACGGCCGCGTCCGGCACCGCGCGCGGGCTGGCGATGGCATGCATGAGCTGCAGCACCTACA contains the following coding sequences:
- a CDS encoding MFS transporter, producing MHDGKTKSGGGVAALVLGVVAIGIEGLIVAPVLADISGAFGVAPAQAASVVSAYGLSLAIVAPLVALLGWRVSRKTAMRAGLIMFTAAGLLCACASSFQTLLLARAACGAAVGIYLPACYAYVGDTTAYEQRGRVMGRVMAGWSLALILGVPLGSLLAQFWGWRSAFIVTSALSAVAAVMVARLPAGPPQAAASSLLPLSGRLYLGKGVPALLLLNFFDMLSFYGVYTFLGVAVRQRLGGGSGFFGWFVCCYRLGLLLSTSNARVLDRFGKERVLGLVLVLLAGLLGLLPAALQHVTALAGVMLVWGVLQGLAQTGSATLVTAASGTARGLAMACMSCSTYMAVGIGSFAGGRLMHAMGFEALALAGTLSAVLALGLLRRYSAAKPTI